The Gillisia sp. Hel_I_86 genome has a segment encoding these proteins:
- a CDS encoding DUF5103 domain-containing protein, with protein sequence MKKILSLFCFLWASLLIAQEQVEVLPPNYIKSIIFNGNSNIKGNPVIKLGESIHLEFDDIIGDEANYYYIIEHFNYDWTPSELIKSEYLNGFDNVRIVNYNNSYNTLQGYTHYNLNIPNKDTQSLKVSGNYLLKVFTENDELVFSRKFMVYRPIAQVKVAIKRSRDLKYINSRQVVNFSINSPDFLIRNPESTIKILITKNHNLKSAIENIKPQYTIGNELIYKYDQETSFLAGNEYLQFDSKDIRATTIDIGRIELNELYSHFLFADRSRATEPYTYNPDINGQFVVRTLQGENASIEAEYVWTHFKLQNYDPLDGGELHLYGAFNNFELDDSTLMKYNKTTGLYENTLLLKQGFYNYKYVLLNKNGFLDEGFISGNFDVTENEYQVLVYFRDLGARFDQIIGFGNASSLNISN encoded by the coding sequence ATGAAGAAAATTCTTAGCTTGTTTTGTTTTCTTTGGGCAAGCCTTTTGATTGCACAAGAACAAGTAGAAGTTTTGCCCCCAAATTACATAAAAAGCATCATTTTTAATGGCAATTCCAATATTAAGGGAAATCCAGTTATAAAATTAGGAGAATCCATTCATTTAGAGTTCGATGACATTATTGGAGACGAAGCCAATTATTATTACATAATAGAGCATTTTAACTACGACTGGACCCCTTCAGAATTAATAAAATCTGAATATTTAAACGGGTTCGATAATGTGAGGATAGTCAATTATAACAACTCTTATAATACCCTTCAAGGATATACGCACTATAATTTAAACATCCCAAATAAAGACACTCAATCCTTAAAAGTGAGCGGGAATTACCTGCTTAAAGTTTTTACCGAGAACGACGAGTTGGTATTTTCAAGGAAATTTATGGTATACCGGCCAATTGCCCAAGTTAAAGTAGCCATAAAAAGATCTCGTGATCTTAAATATATCAATTCTAGACAGGTGGTTAATTTCAGTATAAATTCGCCAGACTTTTTAATTAGAAATCCGGAATCCACCATAAAAATACTTATTACCAAAAACCATAATTTAAAGTCGGCTATAGAAAACATCAAGCCCCAATACACTATAGGCAATGAACTCATTTATAAATATGATCAAGAAACCTCTTTTTTGGCAGGTAACGAATATTTACAGTTCGACAGTAAAGATATTCGCGCAACCACTATCGATATTGGACGAATTGAGCTAAACGAACTTTACAGCCACTTTCTTTTTGCAGATCGCTCCAGGGCTACAGAGCCATACACCTACAACCCAGACATCAATGGACAATTTGTTGTTCGCACTTTGCAGGGCGAAAACGCTTCTATTGAAGCAGAATATGTTTGGACCCATTTTAAACTTCAAAATTACGATCCTTTGGATGGGGGAGAACTTCATTTATATGGAGCATTCAATAATTTTGAACTAGATGATTCTACTTTAATGAAATACAATAAGACAACGGGTTTATATGAAAACACGCTTCTTTTAAAACAGGGGTTTTACAATTATAAATATGTGCTTTTAAATAAGAACGGTTTCTTGGACGAAGGATTTATTAGTGGGAATTTTGATGTAACAGAAAACGAATACCAAGTTTTAGTGTATTTTAGGGATCTGGGAGCGAGATTCGATCAAATTATCGGTTTTGGAAATGCAAGTTCCCTGAATATATCTAACTAA
- a CDS encoding NRDE family protein produces the protein MCTVTLLPVSAKKNGFILTSNRDEAAEREALPPGFYAENGIKMLYPKDKFAGGTWIGISERKRLICLLNGEFKPHIREAGYRLSRGVVVKDLLAAIAMDDAVKYYDFNNIEPFTIVAVDWNAGLRFLELVWDGKEKHFNDLDLKPYIWSSSPLYSSEMKKMRETWFQAFQKENILDADALWNFHISAGIGDPDIDAIMDRGYVKTQNITQIEGAQDVIGMRFMDLKDRNKIEIEF, from the coding sequence ATGTGTACGGTAACTTTACTTCCTGTTTCAGCTAAAAAAAACGGATTCATTCTCACATCCAATAGGGATGAGGCAGCAGAAAGGGAGGCGCTTCCTCCAGGTTTTTATGCTGAAAATGGGATAAAAATGCTCTATCCAAAGGATAAATTTGCTGGTGGAACCTGGATTGGTATAAGTGAACGAAAACGGTTGATCTGTTTATTGAACGGAGAGTTTAAGCCGCATATTAGGGAAGCTGGTTATAGATTGAGCAGGGGTGTGGTAGTGAAAGATCTTTTAGCGGCAATTGCTATGGATGATGCGGTTAAATATTACGACTTCAATAATATTGAACCTTTTACAATTGTTGCGGTAGATTGGAATGCTGGCCTACGTTTTTTGGAACTTGTTTGGGATGGTAAGGAAAAGCACTTTAATGACCTGGATTTAAAACCTTACATTTGGTCTTCTTCTCCTTTATATTCTTCGGAAATGAAAAAAATGAGAGAAACATGGTTTCAAGCTTTTCAGAAAGAAAATATTCTTGATGCAGATGCCCTCTGGAATTTCCATATTTCAGCAGGAATTGGAGATCCAGATATAGATGCAATAATGGATAGGGGATATGTAAAAACCCAAAACATCACTCAAATTGAAGGGGCTCAGGATGTAATAGGTATGCGGTTTATGGATTTAAAGGATAGGAATAAAATTGAAATTGAATTTTAA
- the nqrE gene encoding NADH:ubiquinone reductase (Na(+)-transporting) subunit E, whose translation MDYINLFVRSIFIENMIFAYFLGMCSYLAVSKTVKTAVGLGAAVIFVLTITVPINYLLDQYLLRPGALQWLNPEYASIDLSFLSFIIFIAVIASMVQLVEMVVEKFAPALYSALGIFLPLIAVNCAILGGSLFMQQKSFTAVTEALTYGLGSGIGWFLAILAIAAIREKIAYSNVPAPLKGLGITFIITGLMAIGFMSFMGIEL comes from the coding sequence ATGGATTATATAAATTTATTTGTTAGAAGTATTTTCATAGAAAATATGATTTTTGCCTACTTTTTAGGGATGTGTTCCTACTTAGCAGTGTCAAAAACAGTAAAAACAGCTGTTGGTTTAGGTGCGGCTGTAATTTTTGTACTTACCATCACCGTTCCAATCAACTATTTGTTGGATCAATATTTATTAAGACCGGGAGCATTGCAATGGTTAAATCCAGAGTATGCAAGTATAGATCTTAGTTTCTTGAGTTTCATCATATTTATTGCGGTTATTGCATCAATGGTTCAATTGGTAGAGATGGTAGTAGAAAAATTTGCTCCGGCTTTGTATAGTGCCTTAGGGATCTTCTTGCCCCTTATCGCGGTAAACTGTGCTATTTTGGGTGGATCTTTGTTCATGCAACAAAAAAGTTTTACAGCAGTTACAGAAGCCCTTACTTACGGGTTAGGTAGTGGGATAGGCTGGTTTCTAGCGATCCTTGCTATTGCTGCTATTAGGGAGAAAATTGCTTATTCCAATGTTCCTGCTCCATTAAAAGGATTAGGTATAACCTTTATTATTACAGGGTTAATGGCAATTGGGTTTATGAGTTTTATGGGAATCGAATTATAA
- a CDS encoding NADH:ubiquinone reductase (Na(+)-transporting) subunit B, with protein MEWIRQKLDKFRQPFNKGNKFEKYAPAINALDTFLYTPNHTTQKGAHVRDAVDLKRTMITVVFALVPALIFGMWNGGYQYLSQIQSEVGFMEAFAHGAWKILPMIAVSYGVGLGIEFAFAIFRGHEVNEGYLVTGLLIPMIMPIDIPLWMVAISVVFAVVIGKEAFGGTGMNILNPALTARAFAFFAYPTYMSGNQVWVSEAAKVDGVSGETILGTLAGGHPVGHQVDYSFMDMFIGNIPGSFAETSTLFILAGALILILTKVGSWRIILSGFAGAALMALIFNSLPSLGLEGNDLTNFPWYQHLVIGGLAFGIVFMATDPVSAAQTMKGKWIYGFLIGFFAVMIRVFNPAYPEGIMLAILLMNVFAPVIDHYVIQANINRRKKRAVSATGQIKTAV; from the coding sequence ATGGAATGGATAAGACAAAAATTAGATAAATTTAGACAGCCTTTTAACAAGGGCAATAAATTTGAAAAGTACGCTCCTGCAATCAATGCTTTGGACACTTTTCTTTATACTCCAAATCATACCACCCAAAAAGGAGCCCATGTTAGGGATGCTGTGGATTTAAAGAGAACCATGATTACCGTGGTGTTCGCTTTGGTTCCTGCGCTTATTTTTGGAATGTGGAATGGAGGCTACCAGTATCTTTCTCAAATACAATCTGAAGTAGGATTTATGGAAGCCTTTGCTCATGGAGCATGGAAAATCCTTCCGATGATCGCTGTTTCTTACGGTGTTGGTTTGGGAATCGAGTTTGCTTTCGCGATCTTTAGGGGGCACGAAGTAAATGAAGGGTATTTGGTTACAGGACTTTTAATTCCTATGATCATGCCAATAGACATTCCATTATGGATGGTGGCGATATCTGTGGTATTTGCGGTGGTAATTGGGAAAGAAGCATTTGGGGGAACAGGAATGAATATCCTGAACCCTGCACTAACGGCCAGGGCTTTTGCTTTCTTTGCATACCCAACATACATGTCTGGAAACCAAGTGTGGGTGAGTGAAGCTGCAAAGGTAGATGGAGTTTCCGGGGAAACGATTTTGGGGACTTTGGCCGGGGGACATCCCGTAGGCCACCAAGTAGATTATAGTTTTATGGATATGTTTATAGGAAACATCCCTGGATCTTTTGCAGAAACTTCTACACTCTTTATCTTAGCGGGTGCCTTAATTTTAATTTTGACAAAAGTTGGAAGCTGGCGCATTATCTTAAGCGGATTTGCGGGTGCTGCCCTAATGGCATTAATATTTAATTCCCTCCCTAGCCTAGGACTGGAAGGCAACGATTTAACCAATTTTCCATGGTACCAGCATTTGGTAATTGGGGGATTGGCCTTTGGAATTGTGTTTATGGCCACAGATCCTGTTTCTGCAGCCCAAACCATGAAAGGAAAATGGATTTACGGATTCTTGATTGGTTTCTTTGCAGTAATGATTCGTGTATTCAACCCGGCATATCCGGAAGGGATCATGTTGGCTATATTATTGATGAATGTTTTTGCTCCGGTAATAGATCATTATGTAATTCAAGCGAATATTAATAGACGTAAGAAAAGAGCAGTAAGCGCCACAGGACAAATTAAAACAGCAGTTTAG
- a CDS encoding Na(+)-translocating NADH-quinone reductase subunit C, translating into MEEITVNKTETNGYTFMFAIILVVVVASVLAFTATSLQPIQNENVRQEKMQNILATVGIETERSESEDLYNKYITETIALKEDGTPAEGIDAFEVDLARELKKPGEEQIYPLYIAEIDGAKYYIIPLRGKGLWDAIWGYVSLKDDVNTIKGAVFDHKGETPGLGAEITQVWFRERFTDEKIFDESGNLIGVSVVKGNVGPSNKDDNKVDAISGATITGNGVSKMISERLQHYLPYLKKQKDIKVAIQ; encoded by the coding sequence ATGGAAGAAATAACAGTAAACAAAACGGAAACCAACGGCTATACTTTTATGTTTGCCATTATCCTGGTGGTAGTGGTAGCAAGTGTATTGGCTTTTACAGCTACTTCGCTGCAACCTATCCAAAATGAGAATGTGCGTCAGGAAAAGATGCAGAATATTTTGGCAACAGTGGGTATAGAGACCGAAAGAAGTGAATCGGAAGATTTATATAATAAATATATCACCGAAACCATCGCTTTAAAAGAAGATGGAACTCCAGCTGAAGGTATAGATGCTTTTGAGGTGGATCTTGCAAGGGAATTGAAGAAGCCGGGAGAAGAGCAAATATACCCTTTGTACATCGCAGAGATAGATGGGGCTAAATACTACATCATTCCATTAAGAGGAAAAGGACTTTGGGATGCCATTTGGGGATATGTATCCTTAAAAGATGATGTAAACACTATTAAGGGTGCTGTTTTCGATCATAAAGGAGAAACCCCCGGACTTGGTGCAGAGATCACTCAGGTTTGGTTTAGAGAACGATTTACAGATGAAAAAATATTTGACGAAAGCGGAAATCTTATTGGGGTTTCTGTAGTAAAAGGAAATGTGGGACCTTCCAATAAGGATGACAATAAGGTAGATGCCATCTCTGGAGCTACAATTACCGGAAATGGAGTTTCAAAAATGATCTCTGAAAGATTACAACACTATCTTCCCTATTTAAAAAAGCAAAAGGACATTAAAGTAGCAATTCAGTAA
- the apaG gene encoding Co2+/Mg2+ efflux protein ApaG, with product MVQKVTSGIKISVETNFEGTFYKNYKIHFAFGYRVTIENQSKDSVQLTSRFWNIKDALKDTEIVQGEGVIGKKPILKPGETHTYSSGCLLSAPFGSMSGHYDMINFSTSKKFKVAIPAFKLSAPFALN from the coding sequence ATGGTTCAAAAAGTTACATCTGGAATTAAAATTTCCGTTGAAACCAATTTCGAAGGCACATTTTATAAAAACTATAAGATCCACTTTGCCTTTGGTTATCGGGTAACTATTGAAAATCAGAGTAAGGATTCGGTACAATTAACCTCTAGGTTCTGGAACATCAAGGATGCACTTAAGGATACCGAAATAGTACAAGGGGAAGGAGTTATTGGAAAAAAACCGATTTTAAAGCCTGGCGAGACTCACACGTATAGCAGTGGATGCCTACTTTCTGCACCATTTGGTTCTATGAGTGGTCATTACGATATGATCAATTTTTCGACATCAAAAAAATTCAAGGTCGCAATACCCGCCTTTAAACTAAGTGCACCTTTTGCTTTGAATTAA
- a CDS encoding NADH:ubiquinone reductase (Na(+)-transporting) subunit D has protein sequence MAIDTKIASEEKEAKKREMVLFLSNTEEREHFLSKNNRKLLSDPLNDNNPITVQVLGICSALAITVQLEPAIVMAVAVTAVLAFSNMIVSALRNLIPNRIRIIVQLVIVASLVVLVDQILKAYAYDVSKQLSVFVGLIITNCIIMGRLEAFALGNGVYKSFLDGIGNAAGYGVILIIVAFFRELLGSGKLFGFEVLGHKAAVAAESTGLYAYGYENNGLMLLSPMALIVVGILIWVQRASNRKLIEQN, from the coding sequence ATGGCTATAGATACTAAAATAGCTTCTGAAGAAAAAGAAGCAAAGAAAAGGGAAATGGTGTTATTTCTTTCCAATACTGAAGAAAGAGAGCATTTCTTATCGAAGAACAATCGTAAGTTGTTAAGCGATCCATTGAACGACAATAACCCAATTACCGTTCAGGTATTGGGAATTTGTTCGGCACTTGCAATTACAGTACAATTAGAACCGGCAATAGTAATGGCAGTGGCAGTAACTGCAGTACTTGCTTTTTCTAACATGATCGTATCTGCGCTCAGGAATTTAATTCCCAATAGAATTCGAATTATCGTGCAATTGGTAATTGTGGCTTCTTTGGTGGTCTTGGTAGATCAAATCTTAAAAGCTTACGCCTACGATGTAAGTAAGCAGCTTTCTGTATTTGTTGGACTTATTATTACCAACTGTATTATAATGGGACGTTTGGAAGCTTTTGCCTTAGGAAACGGAGTTTATAAGTCTTTCTTGGACGGGATTGGTAACGCAGCGGGATACGGAGTGATCTTAATTATTGTTGCCTTCTTTAGGGAATTACTGGGATCTGGTAAATTATTCGGATTTGAAGTATTGGGACACAAAGCAGCGGTAGCAGCAGAATCTACTGGATTATATGCGTATGGATATGAGAACAACGGATTGATGTTATTGTCACCAATGGCACTTATTGTAGTTGGTATCCTAATTTGGGTACAGCGTGCAAGTAACCGTAAATTAATAGAACAAAACTAA
- the pruA gene encoding L-glutamate gamma-semialdehyde dehydrogenase, with translation MGKGFFQVPTAINEPIKSYAPGSPEREEVLLTYKDMYNEKMDVPLYIGSKEVRTGDTMSMHPPHNHKHDLGQFHIAKKKHIEQAISTALEARTAWAELPWEQRAAVFLKAADLIAGPYRARINAATMIAQSKTIFQAEIDAACELIDFLKFNVEYMAQIYEEQPESSPGVWNRLEYRPLEGFVYAITPFNFTAIAGNLPASAALMGNTVVWKPSDSQVFSAQVIMEVFQEAGVPAGVINMVMGDPVMITDTVLASPDFAGIHFTGSTSVFKGIWGKIGANIDTYKTYPRIVGETGGKDFILAHPSANPKQVSTAIARGAFEFQGQKCSAASRAYIPKSLWADVKKYLVEDVNSFKMGSPEDMSNFITAVIHEGSFNKLAKYIDQAKKDKNAEIVVGGNYDKSEGWFIEPTVILTTDPKYPTMETELFGPVITIYIYNDNKWEETLKLVDETSIYALTGAVLSGDRYAAAQATQALQNAAGNFYINDKPTGAVVGQQPFGGARASGTNDKAGSKLNLLRWISPRLIKETFVTPTDYRYPFLGE, from the coding sequence ATGGGAAAAGGATTTTTTCAAGTTCCGACTGCTATTAATGAGCCTATTAAGTCTTATGCTCCGGGATCGCCTGAAAGAGAGGAAGTGTTGCTTACTTATAAAGACATGTACAACGAAAAAATGGACGTTCCATTGTACATAGGTTCTAAAGAGGTACGCACTGGAGATACTATGAGCATGCATCCTCCACATAATCATAAACACGATCTTGGGCAATTTCATATAGCCAAGAAAAAACATATAGAACAAGCTATTTCCACTGCATTGGAAGCAAGAACCGCTTGGGCAGAACTTCCATGGGAACAAAGAGCCGCGGTATTTTTAAAAGCAGCCGATCTTATCGCTGGACCTTATAGAGCAAGGATAAATGCCGCTACGATGATTGCGCAATCCAAAACCATTTTTCAAGCTGAAATTGATGCGGCTTGTGAATTGATAGATTTCTTGAAATTCAACGTAGAGTATATGGCTCAAATTTATGAAGAGCAGCCGGAATCTTCTCCAGGGGTTTGGAACAGGTTAGAATATCGCCCATTGGAAGGCTTTGTATATGCAATTACACCTTTCAATTTTACGGCTATTGCCGGAAACCTTCCCGCAAGTGCTGCATTAATGGGGAATACCGTGGTTTGGAAGCCTAGTGACAGCCAAGTGTTTTCTGCACAGGTTATCATGGAAGTTTTCCAGGAAGCAGGCGTACCAGCCGGGGTAATAAATATGGTGATGGGAGATCCGGTCATGATCACCGATACCGTATTGGCAAGTCCAGATTTTGCCGGAATCCATTTTACGGGAAGCACAAGTGTTTTCAAAGGAATTTGGGGCAAAATAGGTGCCAATATAGATACCTACAAAACCTACCCTAGAATTGTTGGGGAAACAGGAGGAAAAGATTTTATCCTTGCACATCCTTCTGCAAATCCAAAACAAGTTTCCACCGCTATTGCTAGAGGGGCTTTTGAATTTCAAGGTCAGAAATGTAGCGCGGCATCCAGGGCTTACATTCCAAAAAGCCTTTGGGCAGATGTAAAGAAATATTTAGTTGAAGATGTGAATTCATTTAAAATGGGTTCTCCAGAAGATATGAGCAATTTTATCACTGCTGTGATCCATGAAGGTTCTTTTAATAAATTGGCGAAGTATATAGACCAAGCGAAAAAGGACAAAAATGCGGAGATCGTTGTAGGTGGAAATTATGATAAGTCTGAAGGATGGTTCATTGAACCAACAGTTATCCTTACCACAGATCCTAAATATCCTACTATGGAAACTGAATTATTTGGACCTGTAATTACGATTTATATATATAATGACAACAAGTGGGAAGAAACCTTAAAGTTGGTTGATGAAACCAGCATTTATGCATTAACTGGTGCTGTTCTTTCCGGAGATAGATATGCAGCAGCACAAGCAACACAAGCTTTGCAAAATGCCGCAGGTAATTTTTATATAAATGATAAACCAACCGGGGCCGTTGTAGGACAACAACCCTTTGGAGGAGCCAGGGCAAGTGGAACCAACGACAAAGCAGGTTCCAAGCTCAATTTATTAAGATGGATCTCGCCACGTTTGATCAAAGAAACCTTTGTAACACCAACAGACTACAGATATCCGTTTTTGGGAGAGTAA
- a CDS encoding DUF3667 domain-containing protein, with protein MKSERSLTKYRGLICLNCGHPLDISDKYCTNCGQLNSTKKLSFNDFFLEFFAGIFSYDSRMRRTLSTLIFRPGKISRDYISGMRTRYANPFRFFLSISIIFFIVFSLTNNSFDFRAPSEEAIKQQIEQIPEKDRKEILKNLEGTPLANGYDLDSIINNSATKEIKNYQDHYISQKQLDSLNFINSSTKQIDLYTVFYEQTKIIEPLEALDSLEHINKFWNRYLYRKAVDTQIIKNNPRIFFDYLISKSPFIIFFYLPVFALIIWLFYFYKPINYMEHLVFTFHVQSTFFVFVLIGLIVDLIFKTNVFTAIVLLLFLFYLYKALRNFYKEGRFVTIVKFMALNFIFLTLAVIAAIISALTFFAIR; from the coding sequence ATGAAGAGCGAACGCTCCTTAACTAAATACCGCGGCCTTATTTGTTTGAATTGTGGCCATCCACTGGACATAAGCGACAAATACTGTACGAACTGCGGCCAACTAAACAGCACCAAAAAGTTGTCTTTCAATGACTTTTTCTTGGAATTCTTCGCTGGAATTTTCTCTTACGATTCCAGAATGAGAAGGACTTTAAGTACGCTTATCTTCCGTCCCGGAAAGATTAGCAGAGACTATATTAGCGGTATGCGCACCCGGTATGCCAATCCGTTTCGATTCTTTTTAAGCATCTCTATTATTTTCTTTATTGTTTTTAGCTTAACTAATAATTCATTTGATTTTAGAGCTCCAAGCGAGGAGGCTATAAAACAACAGATAGAGCAAATTCCAGAAAAAGATAGAAAGGAAATTTTAAAGAATCTTGAAGGCACACCACTTGCCAACGGTTATGATCTGGATTCTATAATTAATAATTCAGCAACTAAAGAAATTAAGAATTATCAAGACCATTATATTTCTCAAAAACAATTAGACAGTCTAAATTTTATAAATTCCAGCACAAAGCAAATAGATCTCTACACTGTGTTTTATGAACAAACAAAGATTATAGAGCCGTTAGAAGCTTTGGATAGTCTGGAGCACATCAATAAATTCTGGAATCGCTACCTATATAGAAAGGCGGTAGATACTCAAATCATAAAAAATAACCCGAGAATATTTTTCGATTATTTAATAAGTAAGTCCCCATTTATTATATTTTTCTACTTACCCGTTTTTGCACTAATTATTTGGCTTTTTTATTTCTATAAACCAATTAATTATATGGAACATCTGGTCTTTACCTTCCATGTACAGAGCACCTTTTTTGTGTTTGTACTAATTGGTTTAATAGTAGACCTTATTTTTAAGACCAATGTATTTACCGCGATAGTGCTTTTATTGTTCCTTTTCTATCTATATAAAGCGCTTCGGAATTTCTATAAAGAAGGAAGGTTTGTAACTATTGTTAAATTTATGGCTCTAAATTTTATATTTCTTACATTAGCAGTAATTGCAGCAATTATTTCTGCGCTTACCTTTTTTGCAATTAGATAA
- a CDS encoding Na(+)-translocating NADH-quinone reductase subunit A: MSKDIRIKRGLTLRLKGEAEKQVLKAPRSKTYAIKPPDFHTVVPKMALKEGAAILAGDVLFSSKYDEDLKFTSPVSGTLKEIKRAEKRRIIEVIVDADPTDSFKDFGKMNAASSSAEAVKSRVYESGCGAFLNQRPYDIVAAPEDTPKAIFISVVSTAPLSADLGFVLKDKVAAFQEGVNALQKLTPGKVHLSVDDSSEAILKGITGVELHKVSGPHPAGNVGIQIHKIDPINSKDRVWTVGAEDVAIIGNVFLTGQYHADRTLALVGSEAKERKYYQIKIGANSSDLIGQVSDDVRIISGDVLTGTKLSNNQYIGFYNNTLTLIPEGNKYRMLGWLPFTYNNIHSASRTSLSWLFPKKKYALNTNLNGEERALVVTGEMEEVLPMDIYPMQLLKACIAGDIEKMENLGIYEVAPEDFALIDYVNTSKLEAQDIIRLGLDLMITEVG, from the coding sequence ATGTCAAAAGACATTCGAATTAAAAGAGGGCTTACTCTGCGTTTAAAAGGGGAGGCAGAAAAACAAGTTTTAAAGGCTCCTCGATCCAAGACTTACGCCATTAAACCCCCGGATTTCCATACTGTCGTTCCAAAAATGGCTCTTAAAGAAGGAGCTGCGATTTTAGCAGGCGATGTTTTATTTTCTTCAAAATACGATGAAGATTTAAAATTCACTTCTCCTGTTAGTGGAACCCTCAAGGAAATTAAGCGTGCAGAAAAGCGCCGAATTATTGAAGTTATTGTGGATGCAGATCCAACAGATAGTTTTAAGGATTTTGGAAAAATGAATGCTGCAAGTTCTTCTGCGGAAGCTGTAAAAAGCCGAGTGTATGAAAGTGGTTGCGGGGCATTTTTAAATCAACGTCCTTACGATATCGTTGCGGCTCCAGAAGACACCCCCAAAGCGATCTTTATTTCGGTAGTAAGTACCGCGCCTTTATCGGCAGATCTAGGTTTTGTGCTGAAGGATAAAGTTGCAGCTTTTCAAGAGGGGGTAAATGCCCTTCAGAAATTAACACCAGGAAAAGTGCATCTTTCAGTAGATGATTCTTCCGAAGCAATTTTAAAAGGGATCACAGGAGTAGAGCTTCATAAAGTCTCTGGTCCCCACCCGGCAGGAAATGTTGGGATTCAAATTCATAAAATAGACCCTATTAATTCCAAGGATCGAGTTTGGACTGTTGGGGCAGAAGATGTTGCTATTATCGGGAATGTGTTCTTAACAGGACAATACCATGCAGATAGAACTCTTGCACTAGTAGGAAGCGAAGCTAAAGAGCGAAAGTATTACCAGATCAAGATTGGAGCTAATTCTTCAGATCTAATTGGGCAGGTATCAGATGATGTTAGAATTATTTCCGGTGATGTTTTAACGGGAACGAAACTTTCAAACAATCAATATATCGGGTTTTATAACAACACCTTGACTTTGATCCCGGAAGGGAACAAATACAGGATGTTGGGATGGTTGCCATTTACATATAATAATATTCATTCCGCTTCCAGAACTTCCCTTTCTTGGCTGTTTCCCAAGAAAAAGTATGCACTTAACACCAATTTAAACGGGGAAGAACGTGCCTTGGTGGTTACGGGAGAAATGGAAGAAGTGTTGCCTATGGATATTTACCCAATGCAATTGCTAAAAGCGTGTATCGCGGGAGATATTGAAAAAATGGAAAATCTTGGGATCTATGAAGTAGCTCCAGAGGATTTTGCGTTGATAGATTATGTGAACACTTCAAAATTAGAAGCTCAGGATATTATTCGTCTTGGCTTGGATTTAATGATTACCGAAGTAGGTTAA